From the Thermodesulfovibrio thiophilus DSM 17215 genome, the window TTCTTATAAGTATCATGATAACTTTTTATATTAATAAACTTGCGCCTGGATGGTTTATTTCTGTAGTTTTTATAAGGGATGTTTGTGTGGCAATTGGATGGCTTGAGTCGTATTTAAGGAAAAAGAAGATGCTAAAACCCACAATTCTTGGTAAAACAAGTAGTGCTGCACAGGTTATTATATTCGGTTATATTCTTCTTTCAACAAACTTTGATATTCCAACATTATCAGAGTTTTGGTATTTCTTGGTAAGTTTTCTATCCATTGCTTCATTAGTTCAATATATTTTTATAAGATTCAGAGATGATAAAGTCATGTCCTAAGATTGAATATATAGTTCCTCAAAGCCCTGCACATAGAGCAGGAATTCAATCTGGCGATAAAATATTATCAATAAACAGAAATCCAATTAAAGATGCTTTGGATTTAATGTTCTTCGGCGATGAAGAATTTCTTAAAATTATAATAGAAAGAAATGGTAATAAAATGAGTTTTATTGTCCAGAAAAATGAAGAGCCACTGGGAATTCAGGTAGAACAGTTTAGAATAAAAAGATGCAGGAATAGATGTTTGTTTTGCTTTGTTGATCAGCTTCCAAAAGGATTGAGAAAATCTTTATATATTAAAGATGAGGACTATAGAGCAAGTTTTCTTTACGGCAACTATATAACCCTTACAAATCTTACAAAAAATGATTACGAGAGAATAAAAAAATTAAGACTCAGTCCACTATATATTTCTGTACATGCCACAGACCCTGAGATACGAAACAGTCTTATCGGAAATTTTGATGCTTTGCCTGTTATGGTAGAGCTTAAAAAACTGGCAAAGATAAAAATCAGAATGCACACTCAGGTGGTATTGTGTCCAGGAATAAATGATGGAAGCGTGCTTGAACGGACTATCACAGACCTTTATAAGCTTTACCCGTACATATCTTCAATAGCCATTGTTCCTGTAGGACTTACAAAATATCATAAAAATGGACTACTACCTGTAACTAAAGAAAAAGCAGAAGAAGTTATAAAAATTGTTGAGACATTTCAAAAAAGATTTCACAGAAAACATGGAGTTAGTTTTGTTTATCTTGCTGATGAGTTTTATATTAAGGCAGCACAAAACTTTCCTGCATTACATATTTACGATGACTTCCCTCAGATTGAAAACGGGGTTGGAATGGTTCCTCTATTTATGGATAAAGCCATGACATTGCAGATTCCTTCAATGAAGTTTAAAAAAAGATTTGTTAGCTTTACAGGCATTTCGTTTTATTCTTATTTATCTCAATTTATTGAAAAGCTCAAGAAAAAAAATATTGCTTTTGATGTTTACCCTTTAAAAAATAACTTATTTGGTGAGACAGTAACAGTAACTGGACTTTTAACCGGTGAAGATATAATTAAAGGATTGGTTTCCTATGTGGAAACAGGTGATGTGCTTCTTATCCCTGATGTTACAATGAAGGATTCAGAGAATATGTTTATTGACAGTTTAAAAATGCAGGATGTTGAAAAGGTTTTACAGATTAAAACAATAAAAATAGGTTCAGAACCAGAAGATATAATAAAAGCAATTGAATATAATAAGTAAACTTTACAAAACTCATTTTTCTCACATACTGAAACATTCTGATTTTTAGTTTTTTTTAGGTGTTTCTATTAGAAGTGATTAAGAAAGAAAATGAATTGACATAATCCAGTGTGAGTATAGATAATAACTTATATGCCATACAGTGATTTAAGAGATTTCTTGCAACTTCTTGAGAAAAAGAGATTACTTCATAAAATTAAAGTTGATGTTGACCCTATTTTAGAGATTTCTGAGATTACTGATAGGATGAGCAAATCTCTAAATGGAGGGAAGGCACTTTATTTTGAAAAGGTTAAAGGTTCATCAATTCCAGTTGTTACAAATATTTTCGGTTCATTTGACAGAATGTGTCTTGCTCTTGAAGTTGAACGTCTTGATGATGTGGGGAAAAGAATTGAGAAGCTGTTTAATCAGTCACCACCAAAGAGTTTTAAGGAAAAAATAAAGACATTTTTTGAACTTATTGAGATATCTAAATATCTGCCCAAAAAAGTTAAAGATGCACCATGTCAGGAAGTTATAGACAACAAACCAGATTTAAGCAAGCTTCCGATTTTAAAGACATGGCCTTTTGATGGAGGAAGATTTATAACACTTCCAATGGTTTTTACCCGTGACCCTGAAACTGGAAAGCAAAACTGCGGAATGTACAGGATGCATGTATATGACGAAAAAACTACTGGAATGCACTGGCATATTCATAAAGACAGTGCAATGCATTACAGGAAATATAAGGAACTTGGTAAAATAATGCCTGTTTCAGTGGCAATTGGTTCAGACCCTGCAGTTATTTATTCTGCTACTGCCCCTCTTCCTTATGGAGTTGATGAGATGATTTTTGCGGGCTTTTTAAGAAAAAACTCTGTTGAAATGGTTAAATGTATTACATCTGATATAGAAGTGCCTGCAAATGCTGAAATAGTCCTGGAAGGATATATTGATCCTCAGGAATTAAGAGATGAAGGTCCTTTTGGTGATCATACAGGTTTTTATTCTCCTGTTGATAAATTCCCGGTTTTTCATGTTGTTTGTATAACTCACAGAAAAAATCCTGTGTATCCAGCAACAGTTGTTGGCAAACCTCCTATGGAGGATTGCTATATGGGAAAAGCAACCGAGAGAATTTTTTTACCACTTCTCAGGATG encodes:
- a CDS encoding CDP-alcohol phosphatidyltransferase family protein; translation: MNDKIITIPNILTFVRIFLVPFFVIAMNSKDYSLALKIVIIAGLTDSFDGFIARNFHQASKLGIFLDPLADKLLLISIMITFYINKLAPGWFISVVFIRDVCVAIGWLESYLRKKKMLKPTILGKTSSAAQVIIFGYILLSTNFDIPTLSEFWYFLVSFLSIASLVQYIFIRFRDDKVMS
- a CDS encoding DUF512 domain-containing protein is translated as MIKSCPKIEYIVPQSPAHRAGIQSGDKILSINRNPIKDALDLMFFGDEEFLKIIIERNGNKMSFIVQKNEEPLGIQVEQFRIKRCRNRCLFCFVDQLPKGLRKSLYIKDEDYRASFLYGNYITLTNLTKNDYERIKKLRLSPLYISVHATDPEIRNSLIGNFDALPVMVELKKLAKIKIRMHTQVVLCPGINDGSVLERTITDLYKLYPYISSIAIVPVGLTKYHKNGLLPVTKEKAEEVIKIVETFQKRFHRKHGVSFVYLADEFYIKAAQNFPALHIYDDFPQIENGVGMVPLFMDKAMTLQIPSMKFKKRFVSFTGISFYSYLSQFIEKLKKKNIAFDVYPLKNNLFGETVTVTGLLTGEDIIKGLVSYVETGDVLLIPDVTMKDSENMFIDSLKMQDVEKVLQIKTIKIGSEPEDIIKAIEYNK
- a CDS encoding menaquinone biosynthesis decarboxylase, producing MPYSDLRDFLQLLEKKRLLHKIKVDVDPILEISEITDRMSKSLNGGKALYFEKVKGSSIPVVTNIFGSFDRMCLALEVERLDDVGKRIEKLFNQSPPKSFKEKIKTFFELIEISKYLPKKVKDAPCQEVIDNKPDLSKLPILKTWPFDGGRFITLPMVFTRDPETGKQNCGMYRMHVYDEKTTGMHWHIHKDSAMHYRKYKELGKIMPVSVAIGSDPAVIYSATAPLPYGVDEMIFAGFLRKNSVEMVKCITSDIEVPANAEIVLEGYIDPQELRDEGPFGDHTGFYSPVDKFPVFHVVCITHRKNPVYPATVVGKPPMEDCYMGKATERIFLPLLRMQFPEIIDMNLPMEGVFHNAAIISIRKQYPGHGKKIIHGLWGMGQMMFSKLIIVVDEDVDVQDLSTTAWKVLNNVDWRRDVIIAEGPVDELDHSSSMPRFGGKMGIDATRKTREEGMMRDWPEEIKQDENIKELVTKRWHEYGF